A single region of the Psychrobacter alimentarius genome encodes:
- a CDS encoding 16S rRNA (uracil(1498)-N(3))-methyltransferase yields the protein MRRFFYAISDDINTDKDTPYSRLDALSIGASIELTDSIVHHWCRVLRANVGDQGILFDGFGGEYQVQLQTISKKHATATLLSHLADDRSSSVMTQIGLVMSRGERMDYAIQKSTELGVTAIQLLSSHHGEVNLKPAQVEKKLAHWQQVAIAACEQCGLNRPPLVISPLSIGDWLSNLSIHSSNLASAVSPIVAALSQDPYYQVLQHSADLRMQLSVPAAGQPDMPESLPKILKQQASYIQLLIGPEGGLSNDECKQALEKGFEPWQIGTRVLRTETAPVVALATMHALSL from the coding sequence GTGCGACGTTTTTTTTATGCCATTAGTGATGACATCAATACCGATAAAGACACCCCCTACTCTCGGCTGGATGCTTTATCTATAGGTGCCAGTATTGAATTAACAGACAGTATTGTTCACCACTGGTGCCGTGTATTGAGAGCCAATGTTGGCGACCAAGGCATCCTATTTGATGGCTTTGGTGGTGAATACCAGGTGCAGTTGCAGACCATCAGTAAAAAACACGCCACTGCGACCTTACTTTCGCATTTGGCTGATGATCGAAGCAGCTCTGTCATGACCCAAATCGGCTTAGTCATGAGTCGTGGTGAGAGAATGGACTACGCCATCCAAAAATCCACTGAGCTTGGTGTTACTGCCATTCAGCTACTTAGTAGCCATCACGGCGAAGTCAATCTCAAGCCAGCACAAGTAGAAAAAAAGTTGGCGCATTGGCAACAAGTGGCGATTGCTGCTTGCGAGCAATGTGGACTCAATCGTCCGCCCCTTGTCATATCACCTTTATCGATTGGGGATTGGCTGAGCAATCTATCTATCCATTCTTCGAATTTAGCGTCGGCTGTCAGCCCTATTGTCGCTGCGCTCAGCCAAGATCCTTATTATCAAGTGCTACAACACTCAGCAGATTTGCGGATGCAGCTCAGTGTACCTGCCGCAGGACAACCTGATATGCCTGAGTCGTTGCCTAAGATTTTGAAACAACAGGCGTCTTATATTCAGCTATTGATTGGTCCTGAGGGTGGACTTAGTAATGATGAATGCAAGCAAGCTCTTGAAAAAGGTTTTGAACCTTGGCAAATTGGTACAAGAGTTTTACGTACTGAGACAGCTCCAGTCGTTGCCCTTGCAACGATGCATGCTTTAAGTCTTTAA
- a CDS encoding putative bifunctional diguanylate cyclase/phosphodiesterase, translated as MTDFTPISIADKQQLLATLCEQLEDAVFILDADLRYLAVNASYEMIIGYSETFILGRPLGIYAAEFLSEEERVVLKDIIQQLDINGFYENDFSIPNRYGQVIECHMTYRKICIEQRVYYACMVRDMSSIVKDRKQVAHLLNYDQITGLPNRKVFLSQTSDLLLDSYQEVVIVRLNIDRYRNLASLLGPDDINTLVEDFVSRVKDLKLDNLHCFSHFGGDDFALLFECTDANLIRHQLDSLMQMCERPFSLNGNTTTDTNIYCHISVGVSYFPENGDDLKELLAKAEKALHYVKQQGGDDICWYEATINEATDDGLRLEAELRDAFNEGQFIPYYQPKFELKTGIITGFEALVRWQHPTRGLLKPHHFINAIINNRLSFELFSQMAIQIAKQLAIWRQKGFCQHICVNADAAEFSHPDFFDMVNRLLKEYAISSHQFHIEVTESSLIQRHSNIRQKLNLLKELGVFLALDDFGTGYASLSYLQEYPFDFIKIDKSFISNITTDHIQRAIVKAILDLATALDMQVIAEGIEAEEQRDVLLDMGCQQGQGYWFGKPVAANVATEMLVKQYAS; from the coding sequence ATGACTGATTTCACGCCTATTTCTATCGCAGACAAGCAGCAACTACTCGCCACATTGTGCGAGCAACTAGAAGATGCTGTTTTTATTTTAGATGCAGATTTGCGTTATCTGGCCGTTAATGCCAGCTATGAGATGATTATTGGTTATAGTGAGACGTTTATACTAGGGCGGCCACTGGGTATTTACGCAGCAGAATTTTTATCAGAAGAAGAAAGAGTTGTCTTAAAAGACATTATCCAGCAATTAGATATCAATGGTTTTTATGAAAATGACTTCTCAATACCAAACCGTTACGGACAGGTCATTGAATGTCATATGACGTATCGTAAAATCTGTATTGAGCAGAGAGTGTATTATGCTTGCATGGTACGTGATATGTCTTCAATCGTTAAAGACCGAAAACAAGTCGCACACTTGCTCAATTATGACCAGATTACTGGCTTACCAAACCGCAAAGTATTTTTGAGTCAAACCAGCGATCTATTGTTAGACAGCTATCAAGAAGTGGTCATTGTTCGTCTAAACATCGACCGCTATCGCAACCTTGCCAGCTTACTGGGTCCCGATGACATTAACACCTTGGTTGAAGATTTTGTCAGTCGTGTCAAAGATCTTAAATTGGACAACTTACACTGTTTTTCTCACTTTGGTGGTGATGATTTTGCTTTATTGTTTGAGTGTACTGACGCCAATTTGATACGGCATCAGCTAGACAGCTTAATGCAAATGTGTGAACGCCCTTTTTCATTAAACGGAAATACTACGACTGATACCAATATCTACTGTCATATTTCTGTCGGAGTCAGTTATTTTCCTGAAAACGGCGACGACTTAAAAGAGCTGCTGGCCAAAGCCGAAAAAGCGCTGCACTATGTCAAACAGCAAGGTGGTGATGACATTTGCTGGTATGAAGCAACTATCAATGAGGCAACTGATGACGGTTTACGACTAGAAGCAGAGCTAAGAGATGCTTTTAATGAAGGTCAGTTTATCCCTTATTATCAACCAAAGTTTGAACTAAAAACAGGTATCATTACAGGTTTTGAAGCCCTTGTACGTTGGCAGCATCCAACGCGTGGACTGCTAAAACCCCACCATTTTATCAATGCCATTATCAATAATCGGCTATCGTTTGAGCTGTTCTCACAGATGGCCATTCAAATTGCTAAACAGCTCGCTATCTGGCGACAAAAAGGCTTTTGTCAGCACATTTGCGTCAATGCTGATGCCGCCGAATTTAGTCATCCTGATTTTTTTGACATGGTAAATCGTTTGCTCAAAGAGTACGCCATTTCTTCTCATCAATTTCATATTGAAGTCACTGAATCCTCTTTGATTCAGCGCCACTCTAATATCAGACAAAAACTTAATCTGCTCAAAGAGCTGGGCGTTTTTTTGGCCTTAGATGACTTTGGTACGGGCTATGCCTCTTTAAGCTATCTTCAAGAATATCCATTTGATTTTATCAAAATTGATAAGAGTTTTATCTCTAATATCACAACTGATCATATCCAGCGTGCAATTGTAAAAGCCATCTTAGACTTGGCTACTGCCCTTGACATGCAAGTAATTGCCGAAGGTATCGAGGCTGAAGAACAGCGTGATGTTTTGTTAGACATGGGTTGTCAACAAGGACAAGGCTATTGGTTTGGCAAACCTGTGGCGGCGAACGTGGCAACTGAAATGCTGGTTAAGCAATACGCTTCTTAA
- the ahcY gene encoding adenosylhomocysteinase: MDAVSNTPSAHTIDPSFTDYKVADISLADYGRREITLAETEMPALMGLRRRYEAEQPLKGAKIAGCIHMTIQTAVLIETLVALGAEVRWTSCNIFSTQDHAAAAIAAAGISVYAWKGETEEEYEWCLRQQVHVGGEASGQLWDANLILDDGGDLTALIHDEYAELLDNIHGISEETTTGVHRLVDMLNKGTLKVPAINVNDAVTKSKNDNKYGCRHSLNDAIKRATDMFLAGRRALVIGYGDVGKGSTQSLRQEGMIVRVSEVDPICAMQACMDGFEVLSPYINGDNTGGAENINKRLLEDTDMIVTTTGNYHVCDRHMLAALKPGAVVCNIGHFDTEIDTQFMRDNWRWVEIKPQVHQIFRSDDENDYLILLAEGRLVNLGNATGHPSRVMDGSFANQVLAQMYLFEEKFAELPVDERFDNLYVKVLPKKLDEEVAAAMVVGFNGTLTKLTEKQAEYLGVPVEGPFKPDAYKY; encoded by the coding sequence ATGGACGCAGTGTCTAACACCCCATCTGCCCATACAATCGATCCCTCTTTCACTGACTATAAAGTCGCTGACATCAGCCTTGCTGATTACGGCCGCCGTGAAATCACGCTTGCTGAAACTGAAATGCCTGCCCTAATGGGTTTGCGTCGTCGTTACGAAGCAGAGCAACCGCTCAAAGGCGCTAAAATCGCTGGCTGTATCCACATGACGATTCAGACTGCCGTGCTTATCGAAACGCTAGTTGCGCTAGGTGCTGAAGTACGCTGGACCTCATGCAATATCTTCTCAACTCAAGATCACGCAGCGGCGGCCATTGCTGCGGCTGGTATCTCTGTTTATGCTTGGAAAGGTGAGACAGAAGAAGAGTATGAGTGGTGCTTACGTCAGCAAGTACACGTTGGCGGCGAAGCATCAGGTCAGCTTTGGGATGCCAACTTAATCTTGGATGATGGCGGCGATTTGACCGCTCTGATTCATGATGAGTATGCTGAGCTTCTTGATAATATTCATGGTATCTCAGAAGAAACCACCACTGGTGTACACCGTTTGGTTGACATGTTGAATAAAGGTACACTAAAAGTACCAGCTATCAACGTCAATGACGCGGTCACAAAATCTAAAAACGACAACAAATACGGTTGCCGTCATAGCTTAAATGATGCCATTAAACGTGCAACAGACATGTTCCTTGCGGGTCGCCGCGCCTTAGTTATCGGTTATGGCGATGTAGGTAAAGGCTCTACGCAAAGCTTACGTCAAGAAGGCATGATTGTACGTGTATCAGAAGTCGATCCTATCTGTGCTATGCAGGCTTGTATGGATGGCTTTGAAGTATTATCACCATACATCAATGGCGACAATACTGGCGGTGCAGAAAACATCAACAAGCGCTTGCTTGAAGATACAGATATGATCGTCACCACCACTGGCAACTATCATGTTTGTGACAGACACATGCTAGCAGCATTGAAGCCTGGTGCTGTGGTTTGTAATATTGGTCATTTCGATACCGAAATTGACACTCAGTTTATGCGTGACAACTGGCGCTGGGTTGAGATCAAGCCGCAAGTTCATCAAATCTTCCGCTCAGATGATGAAAACGATTATCTAATTTTACTTGCCGAAGGTCGTTTGGTGAATTTAGGTAATGCAACCGGTCACCCATCACGCGTGATGGACGGCTCATTTGCTAACCAAGTATTGGCACAAATGTATCTGTTTGAAGAAAAATTCGCTGAGCTGCCAGTTGATGAGCGTTTTGATAACTTATACGTCAAAGTACTACCAAAGAAGCTGGACGAAGAAGTAGCAGCAGCGATGGTTGTAGGCTTCAATGGTACACTGACTAAGCTGACTGAAAAACAAGCTGAGTACTTAGGTGTACCAGTTGAAGGTCCATTCAAACCTGACGCTTATAAATACTAA
- the metF gene encoding methylenetetrahydrofolate reductase [NAD(P)H] produces MSKPAFSFEFFPAKTDQGREKLLSTFDELNTLSPTYFSVTYGAGGSTRSRTLDIVQALSTRGDTDIAPHMSCIGDDKSEIAELLEHYKSLGINRLVALRGDLPSGQVGMGELPFALDLVKFIREHSGDHFRIEVAAYPEMHPQARSFEFDVDNLVNKFQAGANAAITQFFYNADSYLYLRDTLEKRGINTIDQPLVAGIMPITNSSNLIRFADSCGADIPRYVRKQLFDYGDDSKAIREFGFDVVYRLCERLISEGVPAMHFYSMNKVEPNKRLVEALGLTT; encoded by the coding sequence ATGAGTAAGCCTGCTTTCTCATTTGAATTTTTCCCTGCCAAAACTGATCAGGGACGTGAGAAATTACTGAGTACTTTTGATGAGCTAAATACATTGTCACCAACTTACTTTTCAGTGACCTATGGTGCTGGTGGCTCTACTCGTAGCCGCACCTTAGACATTGTGCAAGCACTAAGCACGCGTGGTGACACTGATATTGCACCGCATATGTCGTGTATCGGTGACGATAAAAGCGAAATTGCTGAGTTACTTGAGCATTATAAAAGCTTAGGTATCAACCGCCTTGTTGCACTCCGTGGTGATTTGCCATCGGGTCAAGTTGGTATGGGCGAGCTGCCGTTTGCGTTAGATTTAGTGAAGTTCATTCGTGAGCATTCAGGTGATCATTTTCGCATTGAAGTAGCGGCTTACCCTGAAATGCATCCACAAGCACGAAGCTTTGAGTTTGATGTTGACAACTTAGTAAATAAGTTTCAAGCAGGCGCGAATGCAGCTATTACGCAGTTTTTTTATAATGCTGATAGTTATCTGTATCTGCGCGATACGTTAGAAAAACGTGGTATCAATACCATTGACCAGCCTTTGGTCGCTGGTATTATGCCAATCACCAATTCTAGCAACCTCATACGCTTTGCTGATAGCTGTGGCGCTGATATCCCCCGCTATGTACGTAAGCAGTTATTTGATTATGGTGATGACAGTAAAGCCATCCGTGAGTTTGGTTTTGACGTGGTCTACCGTCTGTGCGAGCGCTTGATTAGCGAAGGCGTGCCAGCCATGCATTTTTATAGCATGAATAAAGTTGAGCCAAATAAACGCTTGGTAGAAGCCTTAGGGTTGACTACGTAA